A section of the Sedimentisphaera cyanobacteriorum genome encodes:
- a CDS encoding sulfatase family protein yields MQSRRSFLKNAVGLGIAGLAGNVFSARSEQDMPNFLWLTIEDTSAYEFGCYGNKTVKTPNIDSLAKKGIRFTNAWSNGPQCTPARSTLITGCYATKYGMDYHGREYKTPGDIFYPDYLRKIGYYCTNNHKTHYNTQENHKQMWDECNNKASYSSKKRPKGKPFFSIFNTFLTHMGRVRSFTLEGRRDFSKDGIEMQELDLPEHVPDIDETRSDYAFHLEGVQDVDKWVGLFLKDLREKDLADDTIIFFYSDHGGSLPRGKAFVYNTGLQVPLIIYVPPKWQHLVDFKPGTVSDRLVSFVDFPATVFSIAGKRKPSYMQGKAFMGKYSEPPRKYQFGFRCNQGAHYDPARTVSDGKYKYIRSYIPHKPRCLRNFYQWGMPANLGWDEYVLSGGKKDEWLQPYRPGQPEMLFDIEKDPQEINNIAEDEKYKQKLKELRGAISNHIREAGDLGFFPESTRHKNIDLYSWVREKDFPLEELHKAAEQTSEGKKSYKTSFLERLKSKYTSIRFWGAAGFAEIASKNKLSADMCPKELEKAMDDDNDQVAMMAAEACCYYGKYENALDMLLDSLIENNNGYAFASLETMTWHEKTKQKLREKVDLLEKNKNSNMVRALLVNLGKLPASELYKDKYKKKGIKVNEKRRAIWPTP; encoded by the coding sequence GTGCAAAGCCGAAGAAGTTTTCTCAAGAATGCAGTTGGTTTGGGTATTGCGGGGCTCGCGGGGAATGTTTTCTCGGCACGCAGCGAACAGGATATGCCGAATTTCCTCTGGCTTACAATAGAAGATACAAGCGCCTATGAATTTGGCTGTTACGGCAATAAAACCGTTAAAACCCCAAACATCGATTCTCTCGCAAAAAAAGGAATAAGGTTTACCAATGCTTGGTCTAACGGTCCGCAGTGCACGCCGGCAAGATCAACCCTTATAACCGGCTGCTACGCTACCAAATACGGAATGGATTATCACGGAAGGGAGTACAAAACGCCGGGCGATATATTCTATCCAGACTATCTTCGTAAAATCGGGTACTACTGCACCAACAACCATAAGACACACTACAACACCCAGGAAAACCATAAGCAAATGTGGGATGAATGCAATAATAAGGCCTCTTACAGCAGCAAAAAAAGACCGAAAGGCAAACCTTTCTTTTCTATATTCAACACTTTTCTTACCCATATGGGGCGCGTGCGTTCTTTCACTCTTGAAGGACGCAGAGATTTCTCCAAAGATGGAATTGAAATGCAAGAGCTCGATCTGCCTGAGCACGTTCCGGACATCGATGAAACCCGCTCCGATTACGCATTTCATCTCGAGGGAGTGCAGGATGTTGATAAATGGGTTGGCTTATTCCTAAAAGACCTGCGAGAGAAAGATCTTGCTGATGACACAATAATCTTCTTCTACAGCGACCACGGCGGCTCCCTGCCCCGCGGAAAGGCATTTGTTTACAATACAGGCCTGCAGGTACCGCTGATAATATATGTCCCGCCGAAATGGCAGCATCTGGTAGATTTCAAACCTGGAACTGTATCAGACAGGCTCGTAAGCTTTGTTGACTTTCCCGCCACGGTTTTCAGCATCGCAGGCAAAAGAAAGCCCAGCTATATGCAGGGCAAGGCGTTTATGGGCAAATACTCAGAGCCGCCCCGGAAGTATCAGTTTGGCTTCCGCTGCAATCAAGGTGCTCACTACGATCCTGCAAGAACTGTTTCCGACGGAAAATACAAATACATACGCAGTTATATCCCCCATAAGCCCCGCTGCCTTAGAAACTTCTACCAGTGGGGGATGCCGGCGAATCTGGGCTGGGATGAATACGTTTTATCAGGCGGGAAGAAAGACGAGTGGCTGCAGCCTTACAGGCCCGGGCAGCCTGAGATGCTTTTTGATATTGAAAAAGACCCTCAAGAGATCAATAATATTGCCGAAGATGAAAAATACAAGCAGAAGCTCAAGGAGCTGCGCGGGGCGATTTCAAATCATATAAGAGAAGCAGGCGATTTAGGATTTTTCCCGGAATCAACCCGCCATAAAAACATCGATTTATACAGCTGGGTTCGTGAAAAAGACTTCCCGCTTGAAGAGCTTCACAAGGCCGCAGAACAGACATCTGAAGGCAAAAAGTCCTACAAAACAAGCTTTTTAGAAAGGCTTAAGAGCAAATATACATCCATTAGATTCTGGGGAGCTGCGGGATTTGCTGAGATTGCCTCTAAGAATAAACTTTCAGCAGATATGTGCCCGAAAGAGCTAGAGAAGGCAATGGATGATGACAACGATCAGGTGGCTATGATGGCCGCTGAGGCCTGCTGCTATTACGGCAAATACGAAAATGCCCTTGATATGCTCTTAGATTCTCTGATAGAGAACAATAATGGATACGCATTCGCCTCTCTTGAAACGATGACCTGGCACGAAAAGACTAAGCAAAAACTTAGGGAAAAGGTTGACTTGCTTGAAAAAAATAAAAACAGCAACATGGTTCGTGCGCTTCTTGTAAATCTGGGCAAGCTCCCTGCTTCCGAGCTTTACAAAGATAAATATAAGAAAAAGGGCATCAAAGTGAATGAAAAGCGAAGAGCAATTTGGCCTACTCCATAG